ACTAAAAAAATATTACTATTTTTTAAACACATTCCATATGTACTAAGCACAGGAACAATCATAAACATACCAAATACACGTAAAGAGAAGATCATAAATATGCCTATTATAGCCTTCTTATTATGTGTTTTAATTTCATCAAAACTCATATTATATTTCCAATTCATATTGCAAATCTGAACATACCACATATAATAAAGTAGTTTACGTATTTAAAGTTATCATAATAATAAAGTTGCAACATGCATACGTAAATAAAATAACATTCATACTATTAACAAATAATTAATACGCAATATCATGAACTATATACCCGATTGGAATGAAGAATTAGCAAAAAAGATTGCAAAATCAGAATTTATAAACATGACACCAGATCATTGGGAAATAATATACATTATAAGAAATTTTTATCTAAATTTTAATCTAGCACCTTCTATAAGAATATTAATAAAAACACTAGAAAAAATGAAATATAATAAAAAAAAATGTTCAAGTAGATATTTATTAAAACTATTTCCTAAAAATCCTATTAAACAAGCTAGTAAAATTGCAGGAGTTCCAAAAACTAATGATTGTATATAATTATTTACCAAATATCTAAAATATTTATTAAATATTTATTCGAAAAACATTTTTGTTATACAAAACCAAATAACATAATAATATTTAATAAAAAAATGACAATAATAGACCATCTAAAAATGTTTTTAGCCCACAATTTACTATTTTTAATAGTCAATTCTAATAAAGAATAATATAACCATGTTAAACATAAAAAAAACGAAATTATTAAAAATTTATAATTGATACTATTTATAAAAGTAAGCACAATAACAGAAATAAAAAATAGAATAATATGCAATATTATATGATATCTAGTAATTTTAAATCCATATATAACTGGAAATACTGGTATATTAGCAATTTTATAATCTCTAAAATGAAGAATACATATTGCATAAGAATGAGGAATTTGCCATAAAGCAAACATAATTAACAGATTTAATGAACAAAAATCAAAATTATTAGTAACAGAGCAATAACCTACTATAGGTGGCAAAGAGCCAGAAATACTACCAACAATCGTTGATATAGCTGACGTTTTTTTTAAAAAAAAACTATAAAGAAATATATACGTCAACCATCCTAACAGAAACAAACAAAAACATACAACATTAATAAACTTAACACAAAGAATTAATCCTAAAAACAACATAAACATTGCAATTAAAATTGCTAATTTACAAAATTTATTATATTTTACTAATAATCTACA
Above is a window of Buchnera aphidicola str. Bp (Baizongia pistaciae) DNA encoding:
- a CDS encoding TusE/DsrC/DsvC family sulfur relay protein, whose translation is MNYIPDWNEELAKKIAKSEFINMTPDHWEIIYIIRNFYLNFNLAPSIRILIKTLEKMKYNKKKCSSRYLLKLFPKNPIKQASKIAGVPKTNDCI
- the cyoE gene encoding heme o synthase is translated as MYLLEVLKPKIILGNLLSLYGGYGVAARGHIYSKLLFLDSLSLFLIVGSACVLNNVIDCDIDKIMLRTQCRLLVKYNKFCKLAILIAMFMLFLGLILCVKFINVVCFCLFLLGWLTYIFLYSFFLKKTSAISTIVGSISGSLPPIVGYCSVTNNFDFCSLNLLIMFALWQIPHSYAICILHFRDYKIANIPVFPVIYGFKITRYHIILHIILFFISVIVLTFINSINYKFLIISFFLCLTWLYYSLLELTIKNSKLWAKNIFRWSIIVIFLLNIIMLFGFV